ACTCCCACACCCCAACCGTGTTTTGTAATCTATTACAGTTGTTTCCTATAAATTATATCTGGTTCCCTTTAGCTACTTCAAAACTTCGAGACCTGCGTCAAAGCGTATAAGTATATCTCCTTTCTACCCGGTTAGGAGTGGGAAGGCAGAGATCTTATACGCCAGGAGTATCGTAGAGGCTGGGCACGACGGACTACCAAGTAGCATCAAACCCATATAGGATACATTCCAATATTCACCACTACTTCTATGCATGTTTCCCCATGAGTAGATTGTCTGAGTTCACGTTAACGATCTCAAGCCTGAATAGAGTAAAGTTCGGAAACTATATAAAGTCATCACCCATCGCAGTCCGACACGCGCTGAAAGAGTCCTTAACGCCGATTTTGGAAGAATGGTCCCTAGAACAGTTAATCATGAGAATGAGGACTCAGTTTATTTAGGGATTACGCCCCGCAAACGTGCTCGTTATGAGGTGTTGGTTTAACGTGTTAGTTGTAACTACGTCTTACTGTTGGTTGTTCTTATTTAACTTGTTTATGTTAATTCTTGCTATGAACTTGCGGAGATAAAGCTTATAAATTTACATATATATGTTTAAATGAGTGTGTGTTTGGGGGTGTGTTGTGTGGGTTTAACAGGTGTTTCGGGCGTTAAGTTCCTCGCCCTGGGTTTGGTTGTTGGTTTTGGTTTGGGATGGTTCATGAAGCCTGTTGGGACTCAATCTGTTGTTGGGCATGTGAGGTTCACTCTTGACTGGGCTTATCAAGGCCCTCAGGCGCCGTTCCTAGTGGCTCTGTATAAGGGGTTCTTCGCTGAGGAGGGGCTTTCCGTCACGATTGACAGGGGTTACGGCTCGGCTAAGGTGATCAGCGATGTTGCGGCCGGGATGTTCGACGCGGGGTTCGGCGACATCAACTCCCTCATAGAGTTCAAGTCGAAGAACCCTGACGCTAAGGTTAAGCTGGTGGCGGTCATCCACGTCAGGTCACCTCTGAGCGTCGTGACGCTGGCGAGGACTGGGATCCAGACGTTGAAGGACCTTGAGGGGAGGAGACTCGGGGCGCCGGCGGGCGATGCTGCGAGGAGGGTCTTCCCAGCGCTCGCCAACGCCGTCGGCGTGGACCTGAATAAGGTTGAGTGGGTCACGATGGACGTCCCCCTTAGGGAACCCATGCTCGCCAGGGGGGATGTGGACGCCGTGACGGGGTTCTACTATACGGTGGTGCTCAACCTGCTGGGGTTAGAGATCCCTGAAGGCGAGGTAAGGGTCTTCAAGTACGGCGACCACCTGCCGCTGCTGGGGAACGGCATAGTCGTTAACGAGGACTTCCTGAGGAGTAACCCGGAGGCCGTGAGGAGGTTCCTGAAGGCCGTCGTGAGGGGCATTAAGTACGCGATACAGAACCCCGACGACGCGGTGGAGATACTAACGATGAGGGACCCAACCCTCAACAAGACCGTTGAGAAGGCGAGGCTGATTATGGCCCTAGAGATCATCAACGTGAAGGGGGTGACGGACAAGCACGGGCTGGGCTACGTCGACCAAGCAACCATTGAGGGATGCATAGACGTGGTTGTACGCACCTTCGGACTCGGCAGGAAGCCCTCGCTAGGCGAGATCGTCGACCTCAGCTACCTCCCGCCGCTTGAATACGGAACTCCATGACAATGTGATGCTGATGAAGGACGCGCTCCTGAGACTTCATCACGTCACAGTCAAGTACGGCAACAACGGCGGCGAGCTGGTGGCGGTGAGGAACGTCAGTCTAGACGTAACGCCCGGCGAGGTCGTCGCCATCGTGGGGAGGAGTGGATGCGGCAAGACAACCCTACTCAAGACCATGGCCGGACTCGTCAAACCTGTTGAGGGGGAGGTGATCTTCAAGGGACGCAGGGTCGTCAGCCCACCGAAAGGTGTGGGAGTCCTCTTCCAGACCCCCCTACTCCTGCCCTGGAGGAACGTGTT
This portion of the Zestosphaera sp. genome encodes:
- a CDS encoding ABC transporter substrate-binding protein; translation: MSVCLGVCCVGLTGVSGVKFLALGLVVGFGLGWFMKPVGTQSVVGHVRFTLDWAYQGPQAPFLVALYKGFFAEEGLSVTIDRGYGSAKVISDVAAGMFDAGFGDINSLIEFKSKNPDAKVKLVAVIHVRSPLSVVTLARTGIQTLKDLEGRRLGAPAGDAARRVFPALANAVGVDLNKVEWVTMDVPLREPMLARGDVDAVTGFYYTVVLNLLGLEIPEGEVRVFKYGDHLPLLGNGIVVNEDFLRSNPEAVRRFLKAVVRGIKYAIQNPDDAVEILTMRDPTLNKTVEKARLIMALEIINVKGVTDKHGLGYVDQATIEGCIDVVVRTFGLGRKPSLGEIVDLSYLPPLEYGTP